A DNA window from Xyrauchen texanus isolate HMW12.3.18 chromosome 6, RBS_HiC_50CHRs, whole genome shotgun sequence contains the following coding sequences:
- the LOC127644786 gene encoding glutamate decarboxylase 1-like isoform X1, whose protein sequence is MIQMKQQCHCIVVFYMIRENSCWCSDSGNIMELTQADGQHLGNSKQDRSSIGNTDDGLKYDSGCVANDFSCIHSKDLLPAEDGEEATKHFLQELVNILLAYISKSLKRSSKVLDFHHPHQFKDGLEGFSLELPDQPDNLEQILVDCRDTLKYGVKTGHPRFFNQLSTGLDIIGLAGEWLTSTANTNMFTYEISPAFILMEEVILRKMHTIIGWPEEEGDGIFCPGGTMSNLYSVLLARFHFFPAVKTHGMCAIPRLALFTSAHSHYSIKKSAAVLGIGSENVIVIKCDERGKMISSELNSSIDVAKSKGLVPFYVSATAGTTVYGAFDPLNEIADICERHGLWMHVDAAWGGGLLMSNKHRGKLQGIERADSVTWNPHKMMGVPLQCSAILVKWKGLLLECNRLCAEYLFQPDKQYDVSYDTGDKSIQCGRHVDVFKLWLMWKAKGSEGFEAQVNHCLENAEYLYYKLKRRTDFQLVFKAKPEHSNVCFWYLPKRVQNIPPGPERDRELHMVAPKIKAKMMEDGFTMIGYQPLEDKVNFFRCVFSNPATQRDDVDFLLDEIARLGCEV, encoded by the exons atgatacaaATGAAACAACAATGCCATTGCATTGTAGTCTTTTATATGATAAGGGAAAACAGTTGTTGGTGCTCTGATTCAg GAAACATTATGGAGCTAACACAAGCTGATGGGCAGCATTTAggcaacagcaaacaggacaGAAGTTCAATAGGAAACACTGATGACGGCCTGAAATATGATAGTGGGTGCGTTGCCAATGACTTCAGCTGCATCCACAGCAAAG ATCTTCTCCCTGCTGAGGATGGAGAGGAGGCAACTAAGCATTTTCTGCAGGAGCTGGTGAACATCTTGCTGGCCTACATCAGTAAATCCCTGAAACGCAGCTCCAAAGTTCTGGACTTTCATCATCCTCACCAGTTTAAAgatggtctggagggattcagCCTGGAGCTCCCTGACCAGCCAGATAATCTGGAGCAGATACTGGTGGATTGCAGAGACACACTCAAATATGGAgttaaaacag GTCATCCTAGATTTTTCAACCAGCTGTCAACTGGACTTGACATCATTGGTCTGGCCGGAGAATGGTTGACGTCCACAGCAAACACAAACAT GTTTACATATGAAATATCCCCAGCTTTTATACTTATGGAGGAGGTAATTCTGAGAAAAATGCACACAATTATTGGATGGCCTGAGGAGGAGGGAGACGGCATATTTTGTCCTG GAGGTACCATGTCCAATCTGTACAGTGTGTTGCTGGCTCGGTTCCATTTCTTCCCGGCGGTGAAGACCCATGGGATGTGCGCCATACCTCGTCTGGCACTGTTCACCTCCGCGCAT AGTCATTATTCAATCAAGAAGTCTGCAGCAGTCCTCGGAATTGGCtctgaaaatgtaattgtcatCAAATGTGATGAAAG GGGGAAGATGATCTCATCAGAACTGAACTCCAGCATTGATGTGGCAAAGTCTAAG GGTCTGGTCCCATTCTATGTCAGTGCAACTGCTGGAACAACAGTCTATGGAGCCTTTGACCCTCTAAATGAAATAGCAGACATATGTGAACGCCATGGCCTATGGATGCATGTGGAT GCTGCTTGGGGTGGTGGTTTGCTCATGTCCAACAAGCACCGTGGGAAACTGCAAGGAATTGAAAG GGCTGATTCGGTCACCTGGAACCCCCACAAAATGATGGGTGTTCCATTGCAGTGCTCAGCCATTCTAGTGAAGTGGAAG GGCCTCCTACTGGAGTGCAATCGGTTGTGTGCAGAGTATCTCTTCCAACCTGACAAGCAGTATGATGTGTCCTACGACACTGGGGACAAAAGCATTCAGTGTGGAAGGCATGTGGACGTTTTCAAACTGTGGCTCATGTGGAAGGCAAAG ggCTCAGAGGGTTTTGAAGCACAGGTCAACCACTGCCTTGAAAACGCAGAGTATCTTTACTACAAGCTGAAGAGGAGAACAGATTTTCAACTTGTCTTCAAAGCAAAA CCCGAACACAGCAATGTCTGCTTTTGGTATCTCCCAAAACGAGTGCAAAACATTCCCCCTGGCCCAGAGCGAGACAGAGAACTTCATATG GTGGCTCCAAAAATCAAGGCAAAGATGATGGAGGATGGATTTACAATGATCGGCTATCAACCTCTCGAAGATAAAGTTAATTTCTTCCGTTGCGTTTTCTCCAACCCAGCTACCCAGAGGGACGACGTAGACTTCCTATTAGATGAAATTGCTCGTCTGGGCTGTGAAGTCTAA
- the LOC127644786 gene encoding glutamate decarboxylase 1-like isoform X2 has translation MELTQADGQHLGNSKQDRSSIGNTDDGLKYDSGCVANDFSCIHSKDLLPAEDGEEATKHFLQELVNILLAYISKSLKRSSKVLDFHHPHQFKDGLEGFSLELPDQPDNLEQILVDCRDTLKYGVKTGHPRFFNQLSTGLDIIGLAGEWLTSTANTNMFTYEISPAFILMEEVILRKMHTIIGWPEEEGDGIFCPGGTMSNLYSVLLARFHFFPAVKTHGMCAIPRLALFTSAHSHYSIKKSAAVLGIGSENVIVIKCDERGKMISSELNSSIDVAKSKGLVPFYVSATAGTTVYGAFDPLNEIADICERHGLWMHVDAAWGGGLLMSNKHRGKLQGIERADSVTWNPHKMMGVPLQCSAILVKWKGLLLECNRLCAEYLFQPDKQYDVSYDTGDKSIQCGRHVDVFKLWLMWKAKGSEGFEAQVNHCLENAEYLYYKLKRRTDFQLVFKAKPEHSNVCFWYLPKRVQNIPPGPERDRELHMVAPKIKAKMMEDGFTMIGYQPLEDKVNFFRCVFSNPATQRDDVDFLLDEIARLGCEV, from the exons ATGGAGCTAACACAAGCTGATGGGCAGCATTTAggcaacagcaaacaggacaGAAGTTCAATAGGAAACACTGATGACGGCCTGAAATATGATAGTGGGTGCGTTGCCAATGACTTCAGCTGCATCCACAGCAAAG ATCTTCTCCCTGCTGAGGATGGAGAGGAGGCAACTAAGCATTTTCTGCAGGAGCTGGTGAACATCTTGCTGGCCTACATCAGTAAATCCCTGAAACGCAGCTCCAAAGTTCTGGACTTTCATCATCCTCACCAGTTTAAAgatggtctggagggattcagCCTGGAGCTCCCTGACCAGCCAGATAATCTGGAGCAGATACTGGTGGATTGCAGAGACACACTCAAATATGGAgttaaaacag GTCATCCTAGATTTTTCAACCAGCTGTCAACTGGACTTGACATCATTGGTCTGGCCGGAGAATGGTTGACGTCCACAGCAAACACAAACAT GTTTACATATGAAATATCCCCAGCTTTTATACTTATGGAGGAGGTAATTCTGAGAAAAATGCACACAATTATTGGATGGCCTGAGGAGGAGGGAGACGGCATATTTTGTCCTG GAGGTACCATGTCCAATCTGTACAGTGTGTTGCTGGCTCGGTTCCATTTCTTCCCGGCGGTGAAGACCCATGGGATGTGCGCCATACCTCGTCTGGCACTGTTCACCTCCGCGCAT AGTCATTATTCAATCAAGAAGTCTGCAGCAGTCCTCGGAATTGGCtctgaaaatgtaattgtcatCAAATGTGATGAAAG GGGGAAGATGATCTCATCAGAACTGAACTCCAGCATTGATGTGGCAAAGTCTAAG GGTCTGGTCCCATTCTATGTCAGTGCAACTGCTGGAACAACAGTCTATGGAGCCTTTGACCCTCTAAATGAAATAGCAGACATATGTGAACGCCATGGCCTATGGATGCATGTGGAT GCTGCTTGGGGTGGTGGTTTGCTCATGTCCAACAAGCACCGTGGGAAACTGCAAGGAATTGAAAG GGCTGATTCGGTCACCTGGAACCCCCACAAAATGATGGGTGTTCCATTGCAGTGCTCAGCCATTCTAGTGAAGTGGAAG GGCCTCCTACTGGAGTGCAATCGGTTGTGTGCAGAGTATCTCTTCCAACCTGACAAGCAGTATGATGTGTCCTACGACACTGGGGACAAAAGCATTCAGTGTGGAAGGCATGTGGACGTTTTCAAACTGTGGCTCATGTGGAAGGCAAAG ggCTCAGAGGGTTTTGAAGCACAGGTCAACCACTGCCTTGAAAACGCAGAGTATCTTTACTACAAGCTGAAGAGGAGAACAGATTTTCAACTTGTCTTCAAAGCAAAA CCCGAACACAGCAATGTCTGCTTTTGGTATCTCCCAAAACGAGTGCAAAACATTCCCCCTGGCCCAGAGCGAGACAGAGAACTTCATATG GTGGCTCCAAAAATCAAGGCAAAGATGATGGAGGATGGATTTACAATGATCGGCTATCAACCTCTCGAAGATAAAGTTAATTTCTTCCGTTGCGTTTTCTCCAACCCAGCTACCCAGAGGGACGACGTAGACTTCCTATTAGATGAAATTGCTCGTCTGGGCTGTGAAGTCTAA